One window of Mauremys mutica isolate MM-2020 ecotype Southern chromosome 20, ASM2049712v1, whole genome shotgun sequence genomic DNA carries:
- the CNPY2 gene encoding protein canopy homolog 2, with amino-acid sequence MNGCVSHTLCLTLILVSLLSNVLAWSSQDLHCGACRALVDELEWEISQVDPKKTIQMGSFRINPDGSQSVVEVPYARSEAHLTELLERVCEKMKEYGEKVDPSTHRKSYVRVISHDGTKMDLSGTKIDGDVTSRLKFACESIAEEYEDELIEFFSRETDNVKDRLCSKRTDLCDHALNIPHDEL; translated from the exons ATGAATGGCTGCGTTTCACACACACTCTGCCTGACCCTCATCCTGGTGTCCCTGTTGAGCAATGTCCTTGCTTGGAGTAGTCAGGATCTCCATTGTGGAG ctTGTCGGGCCCTGGTGGACGAGCTGGAGTGGGAGATCTCCCAGGTGGACCCCAAGAAAACCATCCAGATGGGGTCGTTCCGTATCAACCCGGACGGCAGCCAGTCAGTCGTAGAG GTGCCCTACGCCAGATCCGAAGCTCACCTGACGGAGCTGCTGGAGCGGGTCTGTGAGAAGATGAAggagtatggggagaaggtggatCCCTCCACCCACCGGAAAAGCTACGTCCGCGTGATCTCCCACGACGGGACCAAGATGGACCTTTCTGGGACCAAAATAGACGGGGACGTGACGTCCCGTCTGAAGTTTGCG TGCGAGAGTATCGCCGAGGAGTATGAAGATGAGCTCATTGAATTCTTCTCCCGTGAGACCGACAACGTCAAGGATCGGCTCTGCAGCAAGCGGACCG ATCTGTGCGACCATGCCCTGAACATCCCCCACGATGAGCTGTGA